The following is a genomic window from Jannaschia sp. S6380.
AACCCGGTCAACGCCGTCGCATGGCCCAGGGCATCGCGGCTATCGGCCTCCGCCTCGGCCACGGCATCGCAGCCGCGACAGATGAGCAGGACGGGATCATGCCGCCGCGTCGGCACGGTGCAGGCGACGAAGGCGTTCAGCCGCTCGACCCGATGCGCGAAGCCGTGCGTAACCAGGAAATCCAGCGCCCGATAGGCGACAGGCGGCTGCGCCTTCTGTCCCTCGGCCCGCAGCACCTCCAATATATCGTAGGCGCCGACGGCCCGGTG
Proteins encoded in this region:
- a CDS encoding transcriptional repressor produces the protein MTPIGFETHNHSDCIDHAVAIVAARCEAEGLRLTPMRRRVLEILLQKHRAVGAYDILEVLRAEGQKAQPPVAYRALDFLVTHGFAHRVERLNAFVACTVPTRRHDPVLLICRGCDAVAEAEADSRDALGHATALTGFVVETAVREAEGLCPACRGTAA